The Equus caballus isolate H_3958 breed thoroughbred chromosome 4, TB-T2T, whole genome shotgun sequence genome includes the window CCCAGGGTGGGAATGGGAGGGAGGAACATTGTGGGTCAAGTTAAACATTTCAGGTTTATTTTAAGTATAATggtaaataatagaaaagaatcaaGCAGGAGATGGACATgatcagattttatatttttttaaatggcttttgtgtgaaaaataaaatggaggcaTTAACACACTTTGGTAGACCAATTAGGAAGCAGTACCCAAGTGAGAGATAACTGTTGTTTGGACTAGGACGATAGAGGTAGAGATGAAGTGACCACATTTGAGAAATTCTACCTAAAAGGTAGAATCAAGAGAATGCTGAGAGGCCTTAAAGACGATCCCAGATATCTTGCACGAGCTTCTCGATAAACGGTGGTCCCAGGTCCCAGGAAAGTACACAGTGCCAGATGTAAGTTGctagaaatataaggaaaaaggGAATCACTTTTTGGGTGGGTTAGGTTTGAAAACACATGAATCATCTAAGTGTGAACGCCTCACAAGCTCCACGTCATCATTTCTCACTGAGTATCTCTATTAAAGCCTCAAACTCAGGATGCTGGCAATCAAAATCTGTATCTTTCTTCTGCATCTGCTCCATTTGCTGATGAATTAACACCACCAATTGTGAAGGATGCTATAGTTGGGGTTTCTACAAATGCTAGAGAAGACTGGAATAGAAAACACCTCAAGTCTCTCTGATAAGATTCTCTGACTCACAGATTCATCCGTAACACTGGAGTTATTCTTGCCACAAAGGTTAACCATAAGGAAAGAGCTAAACTTCTAACTGTGCAAACATCTAAGACCATTGGAAAACACACGTGAAAGTATTAAGGACGGGATACTTTTATCCACAGATTGCTTTGTTAGGAACATTACAAGAGTAAGACAGATTTTGGAATAGATTCAAGAAAATAGATTCGAGAGTTAAATGTTAATTCTTAATTAATGTTGTTCTGAATTAAAAACTTAAAGCAATTATTTTCCAGCTAAGAAGCATCACAATCTTTATTAATATGTCCTACTATAGCACAACACTGCCACCTGCTGGAAGACATCACTAGCAAAACGTTTTTATTCCCAACCAAGTTGGTGAGAAAGTTTGTGAGTTTCTGAAAGAAAACGAAAAGGGACTatattgattttatcttttctagtCTATCACACTTGGATAAAAAACcattaacaaagagaaaaggcaggGATGCAACCATTCTGCTTCCCACAATAAAAAGCACAAATGACATTTACTTTTCGGTTGTGGTCACTTCGATGAGAGAAAGGTGTGATGAAGAAGAGACAGAATAAGAGAGTTTTTGAGGTGTATTATAGTGGTGGTTACACAATCTATACATGTGTTGAAATTCATAGAACAGTAAACCAAAAGGCAAAACAGTCAATTTTACtatatgataattttttaaagactattacAGAATAAGAGGATAAAGATAGTGCCACCTGTttatagaaaggagaaaaatcataaaaagttAGAATGCAAAAGTATTCACATAAAATTCAACAGTTTTGCCATTTATAACCCAAAGTCTGAGGcccaaataaaatgagaaaggtCCAAATCTGACACAAGCATgttgaaatatttacatatggaCCTGGAAGTGTTTCTAAAGGCTACCAATGTACACTAGACGTAAATCACTTTGTCTCTAGCATTGACAGGTCTGATGAAAGGTAATTTATTACCAAAAACTAGGAATCAATATTCATCTCCAACTCTGGTAACCTCCAAAGAAGTtttgtaaagttatttttatgtGATTGTGTTTTGTCTCCCTCAAAAAGCTGAGGCATGAACAGGCTAAGCTGGGTGCTCAGCATCTATGTAATCTTGGTATTTGCTGGATGCTGGGGAAGTAACATATAAACATAAGCTATATTGAAGTTCCAAGAGTCTGGAGCATCCAAATCCTTCTAGGGAGGTTACTAGTCCATCTGTAGATGCCAAATGCCATAAGGTGCCAAGAGTCCACAAGAAGAGAGATGACCAGGTGAGAGCACAGATGACAAATGGACCCAAACTGAGAGCAAAAGTCACATTAACCACACTTGttcctcccatctctcctggTAACACACTTGCTGACTTGCTGTGTACTATGGGGCATGGGCTGTAACAGTGAAGAGGGAATATTAAACAGGGAGTTTATGAAAGACGTTGCAATTGGAGGGGTCGAGGGGTGGGTACGGAGAGTCTGGCAGGCAGCATGAGATGTCAGTTTTCTAAGATTTGGTTGAGCCATACTGTTGTCTGTTTTCTGCATTTCCCCACTGACCTCAAGAAGGCCACAGTTGAGAAGGATCCCAGTACCACAACTTAAGAGTTCCAACATCAGACATAGTTGAGAAGTAATGgtacagtaataaaaaagaataatgttgGTCATTTCCCATTGTTCACTAATTAATAAGATGGCTATCTTTGCACggcggggggtggagggtgggggtggaatTTGCCTATCAGAAGCAGCAGTATTCACAGAAAACCAGAGTAACTGCCAAAGTATCCAACTAGAGCAGCAGAATGATACAGAGCAATCCCAACCTTTGGAACTACACAAGTGTGCAAAATCCCCTCTGCCATCACGGGTAATTTGCCCAAACAGACTAAAAACATAGggagaattaagaaaaaacaaacaaaaaaaccaagagCTTGAATCATAAAGAAGTTTAGGGTTTGGTAAACGATCCAGGTAAACCTTTTATTTAGTGTGAATTCTAATAATTTTAGAACTCAAAGATCTCCAAGTCCTAAGACAAAAACCTCTACATCCCTTCAGTTAGGAGATGGCTCtctgaatttatattttcagaaaagtaAATGTGACAATACATGCCTAAATTACACAGTTCTTTTAAATCTCATATTTTATGTGAATGTCAAAAAACACTGAAGCATatgggcagttcctcaaaaattaaacagaattatcctatgatccagcaattctacttctggatgtACGCCCACAAGAACTCAAACAGATATGTGTaccagtgttcatagcagcacggTTCACAACAGCCACAagatagaaacaactcaaatgtctatcaactaatgaatggaaaagcaaaatgttatatatccatacaatggaatattattcagccttaacaaggaaggaaattctgcaatatgctacagcatggatgaaccttaaagacattatgctaagtgaaataaatcagatatgaaaggacaaatagtgtatgattccatttatatgaggtatctagaatagCCAAACTCAGAGACAAAAAATttaatggtggttgccaggggctggggcgggggtggggggaatgtGGAGATATTatttaacgggtacagagtttcagtttgggaagaggaAGGTTCTGAAGAAaatggtggtgatagttgcacaacaacATGAaggtacttaatgtcactgaagtgtacacttgaAAATAGTTAGAATGCTAAATTTCacgttatatatattttaccactattttctctttttttttttttgaggaagattagccctgagctaacatctgctgccaatcctcctctttttgctgaggaagactggccctgagctaacagccgtgcccatcttcctctactttatatgtgggatgcctaccacagcatggcttttgccaagcagtgccatgtctgcacccggtatccaaaccagcgaaccccaggccaccgaagcggaatgtccgaacttaaccactgagccaccgggccagcctatattttaccacaatttaaacaaatattgaagCAAGAAACAGGGTCTTCCTAACAAATCAGGCCATAAGGAAATAATGAAGCCTCGCACATTGTACCTAGAGATGGAACTTTTTCTAGAGAGCTATGGTATAGCTTTcctcagtttctcaaaatgttcaGAGATCCTAAAAACATCTGAATTACTACTACCATTAAAccaatgaaatgagaaaaacaaatagcaagataaCGTTAATAGGATTTTATAAAACTAGTATTCCAAGCTTGCCCCAATCAATATAGAACCAGTACAGTTATATTCAAGCTCTGTACACACAAAATCTTCCAATAATCTTCTGTTAGCATGAAATAAGTGCCTACTACTTGATGACCACTATCCAGTATGGCTCTCACAAATCTAATGCACTATACTAAAGATGAATAAGGGAATAACTTCTAGGAGTCTGTTTGACATAGAAAATTAAATGAACCAACAAAGCCGAGGCAGGTTATAGCATATTTTTCAAGGCAGAGAGGAAGCCACCAGTGTCTGAAATAATGAACGCTATAAAGTTAAATATGGTACCAGGGACTCAGACATCATACTAACCAGGGAACTACTGTGTCAATTTCTGTAATTCCTGCAATTTAAGATATCCAGTATCTTACCCTAATACCCCAAACTACCACCCAGAagtcttttaaaggaaaatacgATCAGTCCtgactacataaaaattcaaaacattagtatagtaaaagatataaaacaaaGTTAACAGGCAAATAGGCTGAAAATATCTGCCACATACGTAACAGTCAATGGGTTAATATCTCtacacaaagaactcctacagatcaataaagaaaagacaaaactcaaTAGGGAATAGACTATAAACTATTTCCCCCTGCTTCACTTTTCAAATCTTAAAGTGCTGCTCACAAGTTCTTCACAGCATTTTTTCCTGGGCCCGGTCTTCCAGAGATAGAAGTTGTATTCAACTCAGTCTCTGAATTACCCTCAAAGACCTATAATATGGTCTCCAGGAAGAGTAAATACTAACCTCACGTGCTTTTCATTGAAAGGAACTACAGCATAATCTACAAGACTGTCACATATCTGATaggggacttgtatctagaatatataaagaacacataactcaacagtgaaaagacagataacctaatttaaaaattggcaaaggatatgaatagacatttctccaaagaagatatacaaatggctaatagcacatgaaaagatgctcaatagcattagccatcagggaaatgcaaatcaaaaccacaatgagacaaacttcacacccattaggatggccagaatttaaaaagacagataataagtgTTGACGAGGATTTGAAGAAATCAGAACCTTCATATACTGTTGacgggaatataaaatggtgtagctgctttagaaaacagtctgatagttcctcaaaatgttcaACACAGAGTTATCAGATGACCCAGCAAGTCTACTCTCAGGTacatactcaaaagaaatgaaaatggggccggccccgtggccgagtgagtggttaagtctgtgcgctccgctgcaggcagcccttgtttcgttgattcgaatccttggcacggacatggcactgcgcatcaaaccacgctgaggcagcgtcccacatgctacaactagaaggacccacaacgaagaatatacaactatgtactggggcattttggggagaaaaaggaaaaaataaaatctttaaaaaaaaaaaaagaaaatcatttaaaaaaaaaagaaagaaatgaaaacgaTGTTTGtgcaaaaacttgtatatgaatgctcatagcagcattattcatagtagccaaaacaacccaaatgtccatcaactgaccaacagataaataaatggtggtatgtccatataatgaaatactacctagcaaaaaaaaaggaatgaagtagtaaTACTACAAAATGAATGAACATGAAGGTTAAGCgaaagaaaaccaacaaagaagaccatatattgtatgatttcattgaTGTGAATTGTCcagaatatgcaaatatatagaCAGTAGATTAGTACACTACTTGCATGGGGCTAGAAGTAGGGTGGGATGGGGGAAATAAGAACAGATTGCTAACGGGCACAGGGCTTGCTTTGGGGGTGAcgaaagtgttttaaaattgattgtggtgatggctgtacaactttgtgaataaCTAAAAatcaatctgtattttaaatgagtaaattctATGGTATGTGAACTACATCTCAATTAAGCTACTTTTTAAAAGGTCTGTAGATTGCATCTTTTCTTAGACTATATCCCCAGCTCCTAAAACAGTGCCTAGCAATATTAGGAATTCAATAAATTCTGactgaatggaaaaataaatttcaaaacgTGGGTAAACCATTATAAAACTTTATCATAGTCAAAGTGATGAAATTGCTGCAGGCTGGCACGGCGGGAGCATACAGGGTGTATGTATGGGTGTGTTTCTCATAAAAGGAGATGAGACAGAAAAAGTCAGCAGAAGCAAGATCTTGAAGGCTCTTGATGCCAGACTAAGGAATTTGTATTATCCTGAATCAATGGGAAGACCAGTGAGATTCTGAGAATAACACAATCAGATCTGCGTTTTCAATGTGCAAAGCGTAAGTAGTGTTGCTATTCTGTCCACAGGTGAGAACGGGGAGGAGTTGGGGGGAGATATGAGGAGACGCAAATAACAAAATGTAAGAatctttttggatttttaaaattacacacaGCACGgggcgcgcgcgcacacacacacaaagactgacactcatacacacacagacacgcgcCCCGCGCCCCACACTGAAAATAAAGAATCAGCCTGTATGGAGCTCAGGTGTGGAGACAAAAATTATAATGACCACTGAGCCAAAAACTTCTTTTGTACAACCCTCTGGGCAGGGTCCTCCTTAGCGTTGTAATTCAGGACCTGGTACCAACAAAGTGCCAGTTTCACCTCTGCGGGAGGACCCAACTCTTCATAAATGGGCTGCTGTGAACGCTCAGGAGGGACTGCAGGGCGCGGGCACCGTCAGCTACACACGGCCTCCTAACTCCGGGGTCAAGGGGCACCTTGTAGCCTCCCCTGGCGCGGAGCCCACCACCGGCCGCAGGCGCCAACCATGCAGCGGAGGGAGGTCGCGAGCCGCCGGGAGGTGACCCCTGAGGGGACTCCCCTCGCAGCCGCTCACCCGGCGCACAAACGCGACCGCCCGGAGTGCGGGAACAAGCGCTTCTGGTGATAGGAGAAACGGGGCTCAGTCTCCGGGGGCCAGCGGGGGAAATCTAACCTGTCAGGGACAGAAGCCCCACGCTGCAGAAGGCGTGACGGTTCCTTCCGGACGTGGCGAGTGCGTGGGAAAAGCCCGCGGCGGGCCCGCCCAGCGCGGAGCAGTCGAGACTTCCGGTGTCTTCGCCTCGCGGGCTAGAGCGTCGGAACGCTCCAGCTGATGGCGGAGGGCCGAGCGAGGGTCTGCGAGCGGCTGGTCCCAGGCTGAGATCGCCTGGGCGGCCTGGCTTCAGGTTCCGGGACGTTCGGACTCGCCTTGGGAAGGAGTTCGTCTCCTCAAATCCCCACGTTTTGTGTTTATGCGTCCCGTTAGCCCCCAACATATACATTCAGTCCGGGAGGGCTTGCTGAGGAAGTTTAACCCGCTGGCTTATTGCTCCTCGCAAGTATCTGACGGTTCGGCCAACCTCCAAGGACGGGAAACCATGGTCCATCTGAGCCCCGTTCTGGCACTGAAGTCCATCTTGCCCTATTCGGCTGAGAAGTTTGGAaacactaaattttattttattcaccaAGTAGTTATGAAATGCCTGCTGTGCTCCAGGGAATGCAGGGGTAGGAAAAAACTAATGGTCTCTGTTTTTATGGAGCTTAGTGGTAAGatggataataatagtatttacctcaCAGATTTGTCACGagaatgtaaagcatttagaatagtcTGGCACTTTGTAAGTATTCAATAAGCGTTAGCTGTTATTTTCATCTTGCTAATTCCATTGCCATCATCAccactattatcatcatcatttacatttttaatgttaaacaaaGTCCAAGTACCTTTCTTCCACAAAGCAATGAGTCACACGATTGCTGGCTTACCTAAATTTGATGTGCTCCATAACCAGACTAATCAGGTTTAATACAAGGCAGTGGTCTTCAAACTCTTGATCACACATCCCTATGAGAAAAGAAGATTATATACGTGTACTATGTATGATATCGATATATATTATGCATACTGTAAGGTTTTCGCAAGAAATAGAACTtcaaaaaggtgaaataaaaatattaatagaagtTCTATTATTTTCTACCCATGCAACAAATAGGTTGCCATGCATACATTCCATCACTTTGGAGTCGACTGGCTAAAACAGCACATTATCAAAGCGGCCTGTCATTAAATTATGGATCCCCAGAATAGCTCTTTTATAAAGAATGAATAGAAACTAATCAGATGTTGAGGTGCTTGAACTAGAAGGACTATTTGGATGGTTTCTTACATcagaggaaattaagaaataaaataggcacccaggggctggcctggtggcgcagcggttaagttccccaCGTTCCGCTGCGGCTGCCCacggttctctggttcagatcccaggagcagacatggcaccacttggcaagccatgctgtggtatgcgtcccacatataaagtggaggaagatgggcatggatgttagctcaggatcagtcttcctcagcaaaaagaggagaattggtagcagatgttagctcagggctaatcttcgtcaaaaaaagaaaaaaaaaataggcatcCATTAAGTAATCTTCATTGATCTGACATTGATTATTGACTTcttaaaatccaaataaagagACTGATTGCAATGTCTTACACCAAGCTGGAGATTTCATAGAATAAATCAAGTAACAAAAAGCTAATGAGgttttgtgtatatgtgtttcATACAATATTCAAAATGAACCCTGGATCACTTAGCTCCTATACCATACCAGAAAGAGAAACGTGtttactttgtaaaaagaaagcatcaaataGACTTTGACCATTTGCTTGAAAACTCAGAATTTTACGTTTCTATCACTGGACTTAGATCCACTAAAGTTTTgatctaaattttaaatatggtTTTAATATGGTTTAATACTCTATAGTGAATAATGTTGGTATGTATTCGATATTTATTCCCCTCTTACTCCTTTGTAACAAAACTCACATTTTGTTCAGATAGCCACCCTATTCCCAACACTAGAAAATGATACTGATTAAATCTAAACCAATCACCATACAGAATTCCTTTAGGAATAGTTATTGGTTAAGGGATGAGCAAGTGGTGCTAGTTGGCTCAATCAGAATGAAGGAGAAGGACTTCCATTTCATGCTTAGGAGAAAGTTTCTAACACATTCTCCTCTTGACATGGAAACATCTAGCCTACACTGCTACTGCAGCTGTCTTCCCTACCACAAGGGAATAAAGCTGATGCTGAGGACAACTGAACAAAGTGATAGAAATATTATCCTAAGCCTGGAGCTCAACCTCTTTGTGAAATTCTTGTAGGGATATGTAGTGTCTCCTTATTGTTTTCTGATAGAGATAGTaagatgaaatgagttaaaataGTGCAGGTAATGTTTTAAGTACTcaaaaatgttagttattattgttaagtAATCTTGAGACAACGATTCTATTTCTTATAGCCAAGAATATCCTGTCTGATTCATACtctcttttctgtatatttaaggAAAGAATCTATTTCTCTACCTCCCTCTTAACTTCTAAGGAGCCAGGGCAAGGGTAGGAGGTGGAAAGTGGAGGAGGGTTGGCTATAACGCTGTCTATGAGGGGTACTAGTAAGTGGTGAGATGGTCACTTTGAGAAATGCACTCAGTAACAGCAGGAGCCAATCCAGCATATCCAGTCTTTTGGCAGCAGCGTGGAACTATCAAATCTGAATGGAGTTACTATACATGGTAGTTTTTTATGTACATGGGCATATCATTTTCTGCATAGTAATATTTTACTCTGCCACCTTACTAAGTTGCCCTATTGTTTGgagtttattcttttatattttctaggaTTGCAATCATATCATtgaaacagtgagagttttacctAATCCTTTCCAAATTTTATACAGTCATAGATCGCTTACCGACAGgtatacattctgagaaatgcgtcgttaagcaatttcgtcgttgtgcggacatcatagagtgtacttacacaaacccaaacagtatagcctactacacacctaggctatatggcatcAATCTTATGGGCCCCCCGTCACATATGCAGTCCGTCGTTGACCAAAACCTCATTATACGTTGCATGACTTTACCTCTAATTTCTCATATCTAATTGCATTTCTAGtattttcagtaaaaatatttaataattgtgAAGACAGTGGGcttccttgtcttattcctgtctTTAATGGAATATCTCTAGAATTTTCCCATTAAGCATGCTGCTACTTTAGGGGACTGAGGTAGATATCTATCATCATGTTAAGGACGTAGCCAGCTATTGAGAGAATAGGGAAGAATTAAACACAGAGcctttaagaaaacaaagcatTGAGCATGCCATTACATCTTGTCATAAAAGTAAACGCAAACCAGACAATATTTGCCTCAAGGACACTAATAAAATTAACTAGGTTGGGGTGAATGTTCTTTCTTACTTATCTTATATACTATCATCATGAAATTGAGTCCTGACTAGTTTGTTTACAAGAAAGTCCTCTGTGATATCCTGATTTTTTACCCTGGGAAtgctttttattatcttttacaAAATGTCATCTTTAATCCAAAGTCTATGCTTGCTCTATGTTTGTCATAGGAAATTTCATGGATCTACTATAGTTTTGTTATAGGGAATTGTATCTGTTCAAATATGCTGGTTGTAAAAAATAGGGACAgttataatgataaagaggttaggtcatcaagaagatataaccaTCCTAAATTTGTATGCAACTTATAGCAGAGGTTCAatatacatgaaacaaaaactgaaaggagAATTAGAAAATTCAGCAATTGTAGTGGGTGATTTTAACATTCATCTCAGCAGTTGTTAGAACAACTAGACAAAAACATCAGTAAGTGGTTAGAAGATTGGAACAAcattatcaaccaacttgacctatcGATATTTACAGAACACACTGTAAAAAGCAAAATGTaccttttttaagtgtacagaatATTCAGCTTTATGCTGGTTCACAAAAGGAATCTCAATACATTTAAATAGGTTGAAATCATACACAATATGTTATCTTAtcacaatataattaaattagaaataagtaACAGAAAGCTATCTgggaaaattctaaatattttgaaattaaataacacatttctaaataacccacaggtcaaagaagaaattgcaagggaaattgaaaatattttgaactaaataaaaataaaaacacatattgAAAGGTGTGGAATGCagttaaagcagtgcttagagggaaaaaTTATAGCCTTACGTGTtcatattagaaaggaagaaaagtctaaattatttaagtttccactttaagaaattattgggaaaaacaaaagtagtagaaaaggaaagaaagataattttggAAATCAAATGAATAGAAAAgctgttcttttaaaagattaataaaattggtAAATCTCTAGCTAAACTGATCAATCAAAAAGAGGTGGGGGGACACCAATAAGGGGTTAAATAAGGGGTTCTGCTTCCAGCAATAACCAGGTATTTCCTTTTGGACCAACCCTCCTACAGGGAAAAACTGCAAACTCTGGaccaaatagaaaaaatatctgaagagacGGGAGAACACCAAAAGAAGCCATTTACTAGAGAGGTGTTAGTGCTCGTGAGAAAGAAATGGGATTCAGTGAGTTTCCCACTTTTATGGCGTTTTGCTTGAGGGCGGGCCCCTGTTGTTGCCCTGAGACTTACTGGGTTGAAAAAGCAGAAGACAGAGTTTGGGACAACTAGAATAGCTGGAAAGTGGGAGAAAATCCAAGAAAGGAAATCCCCAAAAGGAGAGAAGTTAGAGAGGAAGAAGACCAAATTCTGTGTATAAACTGCCATATTTCTGGCTGACACCTGAAACGCACACATATGGAGCAGGTCTTTTGAACTCTCTAAGGCTGCAAAACTGCAGAGACATCAGGTGCTGCCCACCACAGGCAAGACTGGCAgatctgaaaagagaaatagacagattCACAATTATAATTGGATCTTTCAACACTCCCCTCTTGGCAATTAGTAGAAGCTCTACATAAAAATTTAGTAAAGTCATAAAAGATCTGAATAACATTATCAAGCACCTTGACCTAATTGGTATTTTACAGAATACTGCATTCAACTCCtgtaaaatacacattctttttaaatgtacatgatttgttcaccaagatagaccatacgtCAGGGTAGGAAACAAGTCTCAAtcttttaaaagactgaaatcagagggccagccccgtggccaagtggctaagttctcacactgcttcagcagcccagggtttcgccggttcggatcctgggcacggacatggcaccgctcatcaggccatgttgaggcagcgtgccacatggcacaactagaaggacccacaactaaaatatacagctatgtactgggggtattttgagaggaaaaagcagaaaaaaaaaagaagattggcaacagttgttagctcaggtgccaatctttaaaaaaaagattgatatCATGCATTATGTTTTCTAacaataatggaattaaattagaaataaataacaggggctggcctggtggcacattggttgagtgcgcatgttctgcttcagtggcctggggtccgccAGCTCGGagcccgggtgcagacgtggcaacACTTGGCAGGCcgtgctgtggtaagcatcccacatataaagtagaggaaggtgggcatggatgttggctcaggaccagtcttcctcagcaaaaagaggaggattggcagcagatgttagctcagggctaattttcctcaataaaaataaataaataacagaaaaatatctggaaaaccTCTAAATATTTGGTTGTATTTAAGGGGTAATTTAGAGCTTtaaatacttgttttaaaaaagaagaaagttgtaAATCATGATCTAAATTTCCACCTCAAGAAGCTAGAAACAGTAGAGCAAGTAAAGGCAaggaaagtagaaggaaggatataataaagataacagcagaagtcaatgaaataaaagacagTAAATTTACAAAACCAAAGACTAGATCTTTGACATATCAACAAAATCCATAAATTGCTAGCTAGACtgatcaagaaataaagaaaacatgaattaaCAATATCAGCAATGAAAGAAGAGTCATTACTACAGATCGtacaaacattaaaaattctgAAGATGGGATGAACTTTCCAAGATATCCTGAGATGAGGCCAGAGGTCAGTCATGGGATGTGGGCCACTCCAGCAAAAGAACATGACCCTGGGTGAGACCACG containing:
- the COA1 gene encoding cytochrome c oxidase assembly factor 1 homolog isoform X1, whose protein sequence is MYMLGANGTHKHKTWGFEETNSFPRRVRTSRNLKPGRPGDLSLGPAARRPSLGPPPSAGAFRRSSPRGEDTGSLDCSALGGPAAGFSHALATSGRNRHAFCSVGLLSLTAGRTPFSISCKDNFPLIFKKAVLRSSKRSFFQGFLLPVSAGAAAQPPRGSGSSGPSPQRALSPPHRQVQLRGHCRCPVEDSCVWIQVRGPSLCQLVQRCPL
- the COA1 gene encoding cytochrome c oxidase assembly factor 1 homolog isoform X2, with amino-acid sequence MYMLGANGTHKHKTWGFEETNSFPRRVRTSRNLKPGRPGDLSLGPAARRPSLGPPPSAGAFRRSSPRGEDTGSLDCSALGGPAAGFSHALATSGRNRHAFCSVGLLSLTAGRTPFSISCKDNFPLIFKKAVLRSSKSFFQGFLLPVSAGAAAQPPRGSGSSGPSPQRALSPPHRQVQLRGHCRCPVEDSCVWIQVRGPSLCQLVQRCPL